A single Fibrobacter sp. UWH4 DNA region contains:
- the dapB gene encoding dihydrodipicolinate reductase, with the protein MSVQVMVNGIPGNMGRIVAETCVARGLELVPYSLTGEIIVENEAEVAGKTIQLLKPSNREARIAEVLEKYPNVICIDYTHPTAVNDNAAFYVKHKIPFVMGTTGGDREALAKLVADANHPSVIAPNMAKQIVAFQMMIEFLAKEFPTAFSGYKLSVVESHQKTKADTSGTAKAVVGDFQKMGFDFTVDDIEKVRDEKEQMERMHVPEEYLGGHAFHTYSLDSADGTVHFEFQHNVCGRKIYAEGTVDAVNFLACHIANGTAKPFNMMDVLRSGKMR; encoded by the coding sequence ATGTCTGTACAAGTGATGGTAAATGGTATTCCGGGCAACATGGGCCGCATTGTGGCCGAAACCTGCGTGGCCCGCGGCCTCGAACTCGTCCCGTATTCTCTGACAGGTGAAATTATCGTTGAAAACGAAGCCGAAGTCGCCGGCAAGACCATCCAGCTTTTGAAGCCGAGCAATCGCGAAGCTCGCATCGCAGAAGTTCTCGAAAAATACCCGAACGTCATTTGCATCGATTACACGCACCCGACGGCCGTAAACGACAATGCCGCTTTCTACGTAAAGCACAAAATTCCGTTCGTGATGGGCACCACCGGCGGTGACCGCGAAGCGCTCGCCAAGCTCGTTGCCGATGCCAATCACCCGAGTGTGATTGCCCCGAACATGGCAAAGCAGATTGTCGCTTTCCAGATGATGATTGAATTCTTGGCCAAGGAATTCCCGACGGCATTCAGCGGCTACAAACTCTCCGTGGTAGAAAGCCACCAGAAGACCAAGGCCGATACGAGCGGTACCGCGAAGGCCGTGGTGGGCGACTTCCAGAAGATGGGATTTGACTTCACCGTCGACGATATCGAAAAGGTCCGCGATGAAAAGGAACAGATGGAACGCATGCACGTGCCCGAAGAATACCTCGGCGGTCACGCATTCCACACCTACAGCCTCGACAGCGCCGATGGTACGGTTCACTTTGAATTCCAGCATAACGTGTGCGGCCGCAAGATTTACGCCGAAGGCACCGTAGACGCCGTGAACTTCCTCGCATGCCACATTGCAAACGGAACCGCAAAGCCCTTTAACATGATGGACGTCCTCCGCTCCGGCAAGATGAGATAG
- a CDS encoding ABC transporter permease subunit — MRSYILRRLLLMIPTLIGISLVCFILIQLLPGGPVEEMISRAQQAAAMKGGVDASKALSPDQIAQIQAYFGFDQPAWKRYLTWLWNVLHLDLGSSYTYGLPVWDVITSRFPISLFFGITSFFLSYLVCIPLGLWKAVHHGSKLDSLSSGVIFSGYVMPGYALGILLIIFLAGGSYLDIFPLGGLTSDDFEDFTFFEKVVDLGHHLILPIFCYMISEFAFLTFLMKNSALEELGKDYMRTALAKGMSFNQALVRHALRNALIPIATRLSEICTLMFAGALLIEKVFDIDGMGLLYYNSMVNRDYNVVMGVIFLSSLMAMVGRLFSDILYTLVDPRIKFS; from the coding sequence ATGAGATCCTATATCCTCCGTCGCTTACTTTTGATGATTCCGACTCTCATCGGGATTTCTCTAGTATGCTTTATCCTTATCCAGCTGTTGCCGGGTGGACCTGTGGAGGAAATGATTTCGCGTGCGCAACAGGCTGCGGCCATGAAGGGCGGGGTAGATGCCTCCAAGGCACTCTCGCCCGACCAGATTGCGCAAATCCAGGCGTACTTCGGTTTTGACCAACCCGCCTGGAAGCGTTACCTGACTTGGCTCTGGAACGTTCTGCACCTGGACTTGGGTTCCAGTTATACCTACGGGCTCCCCGTGTGGGACGTGATTACGAGCCGTTTCCCGATTTCGCTGTTCTTTGGAATCACTTCGTTCTTCTTGAGTTACCTTGTCTGTATTCCGCTGGGTCTCTGGAAGGCGGTGCATCACGGGAGCAAACTTGATTCGCTTTCTTCGGGCGTGATTTTCTCGGGCTACGTGATGCCGGGCTACGCTCTCGGTATCTTGCTGATTATATTCCTCGCGGGCGGCTCGTACCTGGATATTTTCCCGCTGGGCGGCCTCACGAGCGATGACTTCGAGGACTTCACCTTCTTTGAAAAAGTGGTGGATCTCGGCCACCATTTGATTTTGCCGATTTTCTGCTACATGATTAGCGAATTCGCGTTCCTCACGTTCTTGATGAAAAATTCAGCGCTCGAAGAACTCGGCAAGGACTATATGCGCACGGCGCTTGCCAAGGGCATGAGCTTTAACCAGGCGCTGGTTCGCCACGCGCTCCGTAACGCCTTGATTCCCATTGCCACGCGCCTTTCCGAAATCTGCACCTTGATGTTTGCGGGCGCCCTCCTTATCGAGAAAGTCTTCGATATCGACGGCATGGGCCTGCTCTACTACAACTCCATGGTGAACCGCGACTACAACGTGGTCATGGGAGTTATCTTCCTCAGCAGCTTGATGGCTATGGTGGGGCGCTTGTTCAGCGATATCCTCTACACCCTCGTAGACCCGCGCATCAAATTCTCGTAG
- a CDS encoding mechanosensitive ion channel family protein, which produces MMDKLKVYFGSWVNHLMDHSMLQRLLMALVILVVARVLLVVLRRAIDHAENKGFDKAAKPLIYSLFSYCIYIVTLLLILHVLGVNTAGLVAMVGAASLAIGLALKDTLSNIASGLLLLFLRPFKAGDYIECGSIKGNIVGIGLFNTTFKTVDGLFVSAPNSALWGQPIVNYSKNPLRRLEITVGIDYGDSAEKALDVMRDVVAGEPLFMLKPEPQFFVSSLEDSSVNVTFRAWARTQDYFNLRWKYTAEIKKRFAEENITIPFPQRTIHVVDRA; this is translated from the coding sequence ATGATGGATAAGTTGAAAGTTTATTTTGGTAGCTGGGTGAACCACTTGATGGATCACTCTATGTTGCAGCGTCTCTTGATGGCGCTTGTCATCTTGGTGGTTGCGAGGGTTCTGTTGGTGGTTTTAAGGCGGGCTATCGACCATGCCGAAAACAAGGGTTTCGACAAGGCGGCCAAACCGCTGATTTACTCGCTTTTTTCCTATTGCATCTACATTGTTACTTTGTTGCTAATTCTGCACGTGCTGGGTGTCAACACGGCGGGGCTCGTGGCCATGGTGGGTGCGGCGAGCTTGGCGATTGGCCTTGCGCTTAAGGATACGCTCTCGAATATTGCGTCTGGACTTTTGCTGCTGTTCCTGCGGCCGTTCAAGGCGGGGGACTACATCGAGTGTGGCAGCATCAAGGGGAATATTGTAGGAATCGGGCTTTTCAATACTACCTTCAAGACGGTGGACGGTCTGTTCGTCTCGGCGCCGAATTCGGCCCTATGGGGGCAACCGATTGTCAACTACAGCAAGAATCCGCTTCGCAGGCTTGAAATTACGGTAGGCATCGACTACGGTGACTCCGCGGAAAAGGCGCTCGACGTCATGCGCGATGTCGTGGCGGGGGAGCCGCTTTTCATGCTGAAACCTGAACCGCAGTTCTTTGTATCTTCGCTGGAAGACAGTTCGGTGAATGTCACCTTCCGCGCCTGGGCGCGTACGCAGGACTATTTTAACTTGCGCTGGAAGTATACCGCCGAGATCAAGAAGCGTTTTGCCGAAGAAAATATCACGATTCCGTTCCCGCAGCGCACGATTCACGTGGTAGATAGGGCCTAA
- a CDS encoding roadblock/LC7 domain-containing protein: MSDFTIFSDDAEKVQRLMVAYQASVKAEYIVLCHRDGSIIAEVGSLGIDATPLAVLSTASFDSARQVGMMLGGENFQSVSYSGENRSIYISPVDQALLLVQIFPGSKLPNRIEDFNRLLVEKLVDAVPAFTQNTSRLVR, encoded by the coding sequence ATGAGCGATTTTACCATTTTTTCTGATGATGCCGAAAAAGTTCAGCGCTTGATGGTTGCCTATCAGGCGAGCGTGAAGGCTGAATATATTGTCCTTTGCCATCGTGATGGATCGATTATTGCAGAAGTAGGTTCCTTGGGAATTGATGCGACTCCGCTCGCAGTGTTGAGTACGGCTTCGTTCGACTCGGCCCGCCAGGTGGGCATGATGCTTGGCGGTGAAAATTTCCAGTCGGTTTCCTATTCTGGAGAAAACCGCTCCATCTATATTTCCCCGGTGGACCAGGCTCTCCTGCTGGTGCAGATTTTCCCGGGTTCCAAGCTGCCTAACCGTATCGAGGACTTCAACCGCCTTTTGGTGGAAAAGCTGGTCGACGCGGTGCCTGCCTTTACGCAGAATACTAGCCGCCTGGTTCGTTAA